GAACCGGATGAGCGAATTCATCCCATCGACGGCGCAGATCGTTCAGGTCGGAACCTCAGCCCTGCCGCGGCTCTTCCATACCGATTACAAGCAGTTCGGACCCAGGGTCGGCTTCGCATGGGACCTCTTCCATGACGGCAAAACCGTCTTTCGTGGCGGGTACGGGATCGCTTACGCAACTTCCCCGGGAATTGCTCTGACGTCCAACCCGCCCTTCGTGACCACCTTCCGGTTCAACCCGAGCGGGGCCAAGCCGTTCACTCACCTGGAATCGTTGAATGCCGACGCCGCAGCCGCGGGCGCCAACCTCGGTTCCGGAACCATTGACCAGAACTTCAAGAACGGAAACGTCCAGTCCTACAATCTGAACTTGCAGCGGGAGCTCACCCCTTCCACGATCCTGACGATCGGCTACTTCGGATCCAAGGGCACACATCTGCGCTCGCGGATTAACCTCAACCAACCCGTGAATGGCGTTCTACCCTTTCCAGCGATATCGGCCTCAAGTCCGATCGCTCCAGGTCTGCCGCTGGGCAAAGTGCTCGATGACTGGGTCAGCAATGGGAATTCGAATTACAACGCGTTGTGGGTTACTGGAAATCGCAGGATTTCCAGGGGGTTGCAGTTCACCGCCAACTATACCTGGTCCAAGTCGCTGGACTATAGCTCACAGGACACCTTCGCCAGCAGCGATCGTCCATCGAACAGCCTCAATGTGCGGCAGGACTACGGCCCGTCTGATTTCGATGCCCGCCACCGCTTCACCTTCGGCCCGGTCTATGACCTTCCATTCCAAGGCAACCGCCTGGTGAGCGGCTGGCGCCTCTCCGGGATCCTAACCCTTCAGTCCGGCAGCCCGATCAATATTCTTGCCGGCGACCCGGCGGCAGGCACCGGCATTAGCTCCTTTACCGGGCGCGCGACAATTCGCCCTGACGTGAGCGGGACGATTCCGATTGTCAATCAGATCATCACCACTGGACCTAATGCCGGCCTGGTCCAGTGGTTCCCCTCCAATATCGTCTGCGATCCGCGCGGCATCTGCCCTGCGAACGCACTCCTGACGATTCCGGTGACGGTGGTTGGTGGCAGCAACGTCTACCACTTTGGAAATATGAGCCGCAACGCCTTGGTCGGACCGAACTTCAGGAACGTTGATTTCTCGCTGACCAAGACAACCAAGATCACGGAACGGTTAAGCAACGAATTCCGGTTTGAGGCATTCGATCTGTTCAACCGTCCGAATTTCGCGAACCCCGGCACGGTTACGTCGAACGCCGGTCGCGTCGCCGTCAATCCGACCGCGACGTCCCTGTTCGGTGTGATCAACGCAACCCGGTTCCCCAATGGCGATTCCGGATCGTCACGGCAGCTACAGTTCGTATTGAAATTGATCTTTTAGTCTGGCGGTTTTGTGTCCCACCTGGCCGCTATCCAGCCCCAGGTGGGCTTTTCTTTTGCAACATTTCTTTTTGAAAAAATTCCTGAAGTCGAACCACGACCACGGATCCGCTTGTTTTCCGCGCCAACTCGCCACTGACAACTCAAAGCGGTTGTGCTAACTTTCTTTGCGCTCCTCTTCCTGGTGCCCGAATGAAGTTTTTCCGCTCCCGCCCTCCCGAACCTGAATTACGCAAACCCGCTCCCGCCAAGCTTCCCGACCTGCCCACGGTACGCGTCGGCGCGCTCTACCGCGGCGCCCGCATCGGTGGCGATTTTTACGATTTCATCCAGGTCGGTTCCTCGCGCCTGCTGGTGCTTCTGCTCGACATCGCCGGCAAGCGGGCGGAGGCGCTGCACATCGCGGCCGCGGTGCAGGACGTATTCCATGGCTCCGCCGACATCTTCTACAACGACACGGTCAACGAACCGGTCGCAATCACCAGCGTCCTGCTGGACATTAATCGCGGCATCATGGAAGCCGCCGGCGGAGTGCGCTGTGCACCCGCCTTCCTGGGCTGCTACAACGAGGTGCTCGGGACCTGCTGCTACATCAATGCCGGCCACACCCCCGCACTGCTCAAGCACGACGGCCAGGTGGATACGCTGGAAGCCAGCGGCCTGCCGCTCGGGCTGTTTTCCCACGCCACCCACGACGCGCAGATTTGCGCGCTTCCGCACAGCGCGGCCCTGGTCATGGTGTCCCGCGGGCTGGTGGAAGCCAAGGCGCACAAGGAAGAGTTCGGCATGGAACGAGTCAAGCAGGCGCTGAAGGAGGCTTCGGGCCACGACGCGCAGCAACTCTGCCATCACTTGCTGGATTCACTGCGCGAGTTCCTGGAGGCGCAGAAGAAGAACCGGCTCTTCGATCGCGGCAGTCAACAGATCGCGGAGACCGACCCTCTGGGGGACAACGACACTACCGCGATAGCACTGGTCCGCTCGGCGGTTGCGATGGCCATGACAATTGAGAGCTGACCAGGGCCGCTTCCGGGACCGCCCCAAAGCGTCGCTCGCGGCGGTGAAACTCCTCCACCGCCAGGGCTAGTTGATCGCCGTCGAAATCGGGCCACTTCTGCTGCGTAAAGACGAGTTCGGCGTACGCCGCTTCCCAAAGCATGAAATCACTGATCCGCTGCTCGCCCCCGGTGCGCACCAGCAAATCCACATCGGCCGCAGCATCGGCATACATCACGTCCGCCATCGCCTGCGTGAAGGCATGGCGGGTGGGCAAACGCGGCGGCTCGCCATTTTGAACCGCCAGCGCTGCCTCCATTGCGGTGCGGCGAGCGGCTTCGAAAATCACTTCGCGAGCGGAGTAGTCCACCGCCAGGCGGACCAGCAAGCGGCGGCCGTTGCGGGTGGCTTGTTCCGTAGTCTCGATCTCCCTTTGCAGAATCAGCGGCAGCCGGTCGCGGCGGCCGATCACGCTGATGCGCACCTCCTTCTGCACGCACTCCGCGGTCTCCGATCGCAAGTAGCGCAAGAACAGCCGCATGAGCGCATCGACCTCCGGACGCGGCCGCTGCCAGTTATCGCTGGAAAAAGCGTAAAGGGTGAGGGTACCGATGCCGAGGTCGGGCGCGGCCTCGATGATGCTCCGCACCGACTTGGCGCCTTCGCGATGCCCGGCCACCCGCGGCAGGCCTCGCCCGAGCGCCCACCGGCCATTGCCGTCCATGATGATGCCCACGTGCAACTTCGCTTTGCCGTTTCCCGTTCCCATGCTCCCTGCCTGAACCATTAATGTAAATAACTTTGCAATGTAAAGCTTACGCGAACAAAAAAAATTATCCCTGCCTCGCCGTGCGGATGATTTCTTCCATCTGGTCGAGATAGCGCTGCAGCGAGCGCCGACCCGCCGCCGTCAGCCAGTACTCCGTCTTGGGGACGCGGCCGTCGAAGTACTTGTCACAGCCGACATATCCCGCCTCCTCGAGCTTGCGCGCGTGCACGCTGAGGTTGCCGTCGGTAGCGTGCAGGACGCGTTTCAGCTCATTGAAGGTCAGCCGCTCATTCACCGCCAAAGCGCTCACAATGCCAAGCCGGAGGCGCTCATGGATGAGCGGATCCAACTCCGGCAGGCCCTGCTCGGCGCGGGGGCGCGGCACAGGCGCGCCTCGCGCCTGCCCGTGTCTCTCCCCGTGACGTCTTGGATCTGGCTTAGCCACCGTGCCTCCTGGCGATCAGCCAGCCGAATGCCGCGTGCAGCCCGCAGAAGCCGGCAAGCATGAACCAGTTCTTCCACTGCCCGGGCGCCAGCAGCGCCAGCGCGCCAATGAACATGAAACAGCTTCCCATGACCGGCACAATGCGCACCGAGAAGGCGCCACCGCTAACCACCGCAGTGCCATAGAGCAGCAGCCACATGCCGGGGATGGCGTGCAACGAGCCGCCGCGGTACATCGCCGCCGTCAGCACGATGCCGACCAGCATCGGCGGCGTAAAGTTCAGCAGGAATCGCCGGCCTGGTCCGGAAAGGAGAGGCACTTGCGCACGCCGCGCTTTATGCTGCATGGTCCACATCGCCAGCACCAGCGCCACGACTGCCTCTGCCAACCACACCGCCATCCACCGCTCAAAGCGCGGCTGTCGCCACGCGAGGGCTGCGGCTGCCAAGGCGGTGGACGCCATGCCAACCATGCCCCATCCAGGTACGGCGGTAAACGACGCCGAGTTTTCCAGCGTCTGGCGAATGAAGCGCAGGTCATCAATGGCGTTGGCCGGCGGGGAGATCACCGCCGGCCGAACGCGGGTGACACGGCATCGCTTCGCCTCGGACATAAAAATGAAAATACGCCGCGCACGAAATCTTGTCAAGTACTTTGTATTGCAAAGCAGAAGGGACCTACTTCTTCTGTTTTTCGGTGGTAACCGTTACCCGGATGGGGCTGGGATCCGCGAGACGCACCAGGGGATCGGAAACATAGGCGTGCGTGACGAAGGTTGCGACGCCCACCACCCCGGAGGCATCGACGGGGTCGGTGATCGCGGTCTCCACCGCTTGCACGTGCCCGGCCGGACCCACAATGGTGACCGACTGCGGAACGGGCACGACCTTCTCAATCCGGTAGCCGCTGGCGAAGGTGCCGATCACCCGCGGCTTCACTTCCACCTGCCGGCTCTCGCGCCGGTCGAAATTGATGCGGATCTGGCTGGGCACCGCCTGGACCACCTCCACGCCATCCGGCACGCGGATGCGCTTGGGCGCCAGGTCGTAAGTGCGCTCTCCCGGCTGCACGCGGGCAAGATCGATGATCGCGTGCACTTCCGATGGCGACAGGTCGCGCACCTCGCGCACCGGCCCGCGCACCCTCACCAGAACCTGCGGAATGGTTTCCGAGCTGATCTCCAGATGTTCTGGCGCGTTGTGAAATTCTATGGGGACGTTGAGCGCGATCTCCGCCACCGGGTCGCGCGTGACCGCGAGCCACAACAACACCGCGACCACGAGCGACAACAGCTTCAGCCCGAAGTTGTGGAACACGTATTTGCGGAGAAAATCCATGTTCTATGTAATCAACTCAACAAACTGAAGCATCGTCGCCGGCCATTAGTCGTGGTCCGCGCGTTCCAGCTTGGGGGGCGCCAGACGCCGCTCGGCCTGTTCGAGCGTGGTGGCCACCGGGGTCGGAAGCGTGGTGTGCGGCACGTACCGCCGCAGCAGCTCGCTCAAACGTTCGCGCAGCGCCTCCACGCTGATATCGCGCTCAATATTGCCGGCAACGGCGATGCTGATGGCTCCGGTCTCTTCGGAAACGATGACCGCGATCGCGTCCGTTTCCTCGGTAATGCCGATTCCCGCGCGATGCCGCGTTCCCAGTTGCGTCGACAGGACCGGGTTCATGGAGAGGGGCAGAAAGCAGGCGGCCGCGGCAATGCGATCTTTCTGAATGATCACGGCGCCATCGTGCAGCGGCGCGCTGGGCCGGAAAATCGTCGCCAGCAGGTCGTAGGACAGCTGCGCGTCCATGGGCACGCCGCTCTCGATGTAGGTGCGGAGCCCGATTTCCCGCTCGATCACCACCAGGGCGCCGGTCTGGTTCTGCGCGAAGAGGTTGGCGGCGAGCACGATGTCGTCATAAGTCTCGGCCACCGCCGCCGACATGCGCGAAAGCGTCAGTTTGCGCCCAAGCTTGGCCAGGGCGAACCGTATTTCCGCCTGGAAGACGACGATCAGCGCAAAAATCGCGTAGGGCAGCAGCGTGCCCACCAGCCAATTCACCGTCTTCAGTTCAAAGGTATGCGCCAGGTAAAACGCGAGGGCCAGCCCACCGACTCCGACCAGGATGGGCACGGCGCGTGTGCCGCGGATCAGGACCAGGAACTCGTAAATGAGCACGGCCACGAGCACGATGTCGAGGACCGACACCGCGGACAGGTGTGGAATCTGCAGCCAGTCCGGCGTCACTTACGCGCTCCTTTCCGTGCGATGTCTCGTACTTGCAGTTCATTGTAAGCCGAACCGGCGCGCGGATTGGTAGGACCTTTCAGGAATCACAAAACTTTACCGAGCGCGAAAATTGCCAGCGTCGGCTTCGCAACTAACCGGAGGTTTTCCGCACCGTCGCGTCGATGTTGCCGCGATGCACGCGCGCCCTGATTTCGTCGCCAGGCGCAACGCTATTTGCGTCCTTGACCAGCCGCCCGCCAGCGTCGAACACCAGCGCATAGCCGCGTTCGAGTATGTTCAAGGGAGAAAGAGCTTCCAACCTTCCGCCCACACCTTCCAAGCGCGCCCGTCGCTTTGCCAAGTCCGCCCGCGCCGCTGAGATCAGCACTGCCGTCCTGCCTTCGATGTCGCGCCGCATGGACTCGAGTGTCAACCGCATATCGCGCGCGCGTACCCTTAACGCTGCCGCGTCCAACCGCGTGCGGTACTCCTGCAAGCGCCTGCGCTCGGCAGACGCCATCCGGAACACCAGTTCATCCAACCGCTGCTGGCGGCGGCCGATCAGGTCGTGCATGCGCGCAAACGCTCCATGTTGCGCCAGTTGCGTCAGCGTCTGCTTGGCGATGAGCAGCTGATATCTCGCGGCGCGCGCCAGCCGCTGGCGGGCTGTGCTGACCCGCTGCTCCAGCTGGTGCTGCGACTCGATCACCAGTTCCGCCGCTGCTGAGGGCGTAGGGGCACGCAAATCCGCGACAAAATCCAGGATGGTGAAGTCGGTCTCGTGGCCAATCGCGGAAATCAGCGGTAACTCGGATGTAGCCGCCACGCGCGCCAGTCCTTCATGATTGAAGGCTGCCAGGTCCTCAATCGAACCGCCGCCGCGCGC
This sequence is a window from Terriglobales bacterium. Protein-coding genes within it:
- a CDS encoding SpoIIE family protein phosphatase, whose product is MKFFRSRPPEPELRKPAPAKLPDLPTVRVGALYRGARIGGDFYDFIQVGSSRLLVLLLDIAGKRAEALHIAAAVQDVFHGSADIFYNDTVNEPVAITSVLLDINRGIMEAAGGVRCAPAFLGCYNEVLGTCCYINAGHTPALLKHDGQVDTLEASGLPLGLFSHATHDAQICALPHSAALVMVSRGLVEAKAHKEEFGMERVKQALKEASGHDAQQLCHHLLDSLREFLEAQKKNRLFDRGSQQIAETDPLGDNDTTAIALVRSAVAMAMTIES
- the uppS gene encoding polyprenyl diphosphate synthase gives rise to the protein MGTGNGKAKLHVGIIMDGNGRWALGRGLPRVAGHREGAKSVRSIIEAAPDLGIGTLTLYAFSSDNWQRPRPEVDALMRLFLRYLRSETAECVQKEVRISVIGRRDRLPLILQREIETTEQATRNGRRLLVRLAVDYSAREVIFEAARRTAMEAALAVQNGEPPRLPTRHAFTQAMADVMYADAAADVDLLVRTGGEQRISDFMLWEAAYAELVFTQQKWPDFDGDQLALAVEEFHRRERRFGAVPEAALVSSQLSWPSQPPSGPVLSR
- a CDS encoding transcriptional regulator codes for the protein MAKPDPRRHGERHGQARGAPVPRPRAEQGLPELDPLIHERLRLGIVSALAVNERLTFNELKRVLHATDGNLSVHARKLEEAGYVGCDKYFDGRVPKTEYWLTAAGRRSLQRYLDQMEEIIRTARQG
- a CDS encoding CdaR family protein, translating into MDFLRKYVFHNFGLKLLSLVVAVLLWLAVTRDPVAEIALNVPIEFHNAPEHLEISSETIPQVLVRVRGPVREVRDLSPSEVHAIIDLARVQPGERTYDLAPKRIRVPDGVEVVQAVPSQIRINFDRRESRQVEVKPRVIGTFASGYRIEKVVPVPQSVTIVGPAGHVQAVETAITDPVDASGVVGVATFVTHAYVSDPLVRLADPSPIRVTVTTEKQKK
- the cdaA gene encoding diadenylate cyclase CdaA, yielding MTPDWLQIPHLSAVSVLDIVLVAVLIYEFLVLIRGTRAVPILVGVGGLALAFYLAHTFELKTVNWLVGTLLPYAIFALIVVFQAEIRFALAKLGRKLTLSRMSAAVAETYDDIVLAANLFAQNQTGALVVIEREIGLRTYIESGVPMDAQLSYDLLATIFRPSAPLHDGAVIIQKDRIAAAACFLPLSMNPVLSTQLGTRHRAGIGITEETDAIAVIVSEETGAISIAVAGNIERDISVEALRERLSELLRRYVPHTTLPTPVATTLEQAERRLAPPKLERADHD
- the xseA gene encoding exodeoxyribonuclease VII large subunit, with protein sequence MSIPDQLGFTFQAPARRIWTVKDLMGAVRTAVEREYTDIFVEGEISNYRPAESGHLYFTLKEDGAQMRVVMFRSQARLLKFKPAEGMAIIARGRVTIYEPRGELQLAAEYLEPRGAGAQQIAFEQLKQKLAAEGLFDASRKKPIPVLPRRIGVVTSARGAAIRDIVNIVRRRHRGLNVLIYPAQVQGEAAPGEVSAGIRYFNRAKNVDVIVVARGGGSIEDLAAFNHEGLARVAATSELPLISAIGHETDFTILDFVADLRAPTPSAAAELVIESQHQLEQRVSTARQRLARAARYQLLIAKQTLTQLAQHGAFARMHDLIGRRQQRLDELVFRMASAERRRLQEYRTRLDAAALRVRARDMRLTLESMRRDIEGRTAVLISAARADLAKRRARLEGVGGRLEALSPLNILERGYALVFDAGGRLVKDANSVAPGDEIRARVHRGNIDATVRKTSG